A single window of Pectobacterium parmentieri DNA harbors:
- a CDS encoding amino acid ABC transporter substrate-binding protein, which produces MLRKLLSLTTATALTLGGLLLPVAHANAADAGNGETLKKIKARGELVCGVHPARHGFSAIDSKGQWTGLDVDYCRALAAAIFGDASKVRFAALSTAQRFPAIQSGEVDVLSRNITADLSRDTSLGLNFAPPTFYTGTGFMVRTSANVKTVEDLDGATVCITPGSSTERNVAQIFASRNLHYTPVVIENNKEYVAAYLSGRCDVIARDKVALPGVRTFDAEKPADHVILSGIYSKEPLAMAVRQGDDQWYDIVKWVVYATFNAEEMEIGQQNVDSKLKSTDPDVQALLGTTGDYGQKLGLNNQWAYNLIKQVGNYGDIYNRHFGPDTPAPLERDLNNLWTKGGLLYGLPIR; this is translated from the coding sequence ATGCTGCGAAAACTACTCTCATTGACAACCGCCACAGCGCTGACTTTAGGGGGGCTGCTGCTGCCTGTTGCTCACGCCAATGCCGCTGACGCAGGAAACGGCGAAACGCTCAAAAAGATCAAAGCACGCGGCGAGCTGGTTTGCGGCGTGCATCCGGCACGTCACGGTTTTTCCGCAATTGATAGCAAAGGGCAGTGGACCGGGCTGGACGTCGATTATTGCCGTGCGTTAGCCGCCGCTATTTTTGGCGATGCCAGCAAAGTACGTTTTGCCGCCCTTTCCACCGCACAGCGTTTCCCGGCAATTCAGTCAGGTGAAGTGGACGTGCTATCACGCAATATCACCGCTGATTTATCTCGCGACACCTCGCTTGGGTTGAACTTCGCACCGCCGACTTTCTATACCGGAACCGGCTTCATGGTGCGCACCAGTGCCAATGTGAAGACGGTGGAAGATCTGGACGGCGCAACCGTCTGCATCACGCCGGGCAGCAGCACCGAACGCAACGTCGCGCAGATTTTTGCGTCACGCAACCTGCATTACACCCCAGTGGTCATTGAGAACAATAAAGAGTATGTCGCAGCCTATCTGTCCGGACGTTGCGACGTCATCGCTCGCGATAAAGTCGCTCTGCCTGGCGTGCGTACCTTTGATGCGGAAAAACCCGCGGACCACGTGATTCTGTCGGGGATTTACTCAAAAGAGCCGCTGGCAATGGCGGTTCGTCAGGGCGATGACCAATGGTACGACATCGTGAAATGGGTGGTTTACGCCACGTTCAATGCGGAAGAGATGGAAATCGGCCAACAGAACGTAGACAGCAAACTCAAATCAACAGACCCGGATGTACAGGCACTGCTTGGCACCACGGGAGACTACGGCCAAAAACTGGGACTGAATAACCAGTGGGCTTACAACCTGATTAAGCAGGTAGGGAATTACGGCGATATTTATAACCGCCATTTCGGGCCAGACACCCCGGCACCGTTAGAGCGCGATCTGAATAATCTCTGGACGAAAGGCGGTCTGCTCTACGGCCTGCCCATTCGTTAA
- a CDS encoding sulfite exporter TauE/SafE family protein, producing the protein MLHLVPPDISPLFAGVLVFCSFLTSALTAALGLGGGVTLLAIMGLGMPVSSLLPVHGIVQLGSNLSRSLIQRLYIVWPLALWFFIGSVIGIALGAPVAVWLPDSVAKIALASFILWSVFRKRTAPKPVNRLFFILGGALTSLGTMVVGATGPMVAGLISSQGVTKKPLIATHALCMVLQHGLKILAFGMMGFAYHDWLPMLAAMIVSGVLGTWLGTRLLDNLPEKLFRTTFRLTMLILSAQLMWQGVQGLLAR; encoded by the coding sequence ATGTTACATCTTGTTCCACCCGACATTTCGCCACTCTTTGCTGGTGTACTGGTTTTTTGCAGTTTTCTGACATCGGCATTAACGGCCGCGCTAGGACTGGGCGGCGGCGTCACACTACTGGCAATAATGGGTCTAGGGATGCCAGTCAGCAGCCTGCTGCCGGTTCACGGTATCGTCCAGCTCGGTTCCAACCTGAGCCGCAGCCTGATTCAACGTTTGTATATCGTCTGGCCGCTGGCGCTGTGGTTTTTTATCGGCAGCGTCATTGGCATCGCACTGGGTGCGCCCGTCGCCGTCTGGCTCCCAGACAGTGTGGCAAAGATCGCGCTGGCCAGTTTCATTCTGTGGTCAGTTTTCCGTAAACGCACCGCACCAAAACCGGTTAATCGCTTGTTCTTTATTCTGGGCGGTGCGCTCACCAGTCTTGGCACCATGGTCGTCGGTGCAACAGGCCCCATGGTCGCTGGGTTGATCAGTTCGCAAGGGGTAACTAAAAAGCCGCTTATTGCCACGCACGCGCTCTGCATGGTGTTACAACACGGTCTAAAGATACTGGCATTCGGAATGATGGGATTTGCCTATCACGACTGGCTACCGATGCTGGCGGCAATGATTGTCAGCGGTGTATTGGGCACCTGGTTGGGTACACGCCTGCTGGATAATTTGCCAGAAAAACTCTTCCGCACGACCTTTCGCCTCACCATGTTGATCCTCAGTGCGCAGCTCATGTGGCAAGGTGTACAAGGGCTACTTGCCCGCTAA
- a CDS encoding MmgE/PrpD family protein, with protein sequence MTIARQLAHNLLEFSRQTFPADVLAHARTAIIDTLGVTLAGGIQDGAQKLRAVIVPSATVGKSRIFGTDLKLNALDAALLNGTSAHLLDFDDSNSWLHGHISVAVLPALLALADEQEASGATILHAYLCGYETAVRMGKAVSPFQYRNGWHPTTSVGIFAGVAACAVLLKLSEEETATAFAITASLASGIKSNFGSQTKSLAVGHANRSAVMAVLLARQGYSAGDTAFEHHHGYFNVYNRSDENVDTTPLTDPWSAPSHILDPIKGNNFKYFPCCYAILAPLDGLLALREETGLNPESLDRIQIAIHPIRFPHINIPTPDTPLAGKFSLHYCIARAWVQGKLTLDDFIDEAALHDPTTQSLMARVELICHDESTTHTAHVTLVTRDGRTYHRRVAGALGSSAENPLPDNLIAEKFIDCASQLFPRSEAAALYQRLLRDDYR encoded by the coding sequence ATGACCATTGCCCGCCAGCTTGCCCATAATCTGCTGGAATTTTCTCGCCAGACGTTCCCTGCCGACGTCTTGGCACACGCACGAACCGCCATAATTGATACGCTGGGCGTCACGCTCGCTGGAGGGATTCAAGACGGTGCGCAAAAACTCAGAGCGGTGATCGTTCCATCAGCCACCGTAGGGAAAAGCAGGATTTTCGGTACAGACCTCAAACTCAACGCGCTGGATGCGGCATTATTAAACGGCACATCCGCACATTTACTCGATTTCGACGATTCCAATTCCTGGCTGCACGGGCATATTTCCGTCGCCGTGCTCCCAGCTTTGCTGGCATTGGCAGACGAGCAGGAAGCCAGCGGTGCAACAATCCTACACGCCTATCTGTGCGGTTATGAAACTGCGGTACGCATGGGCAAAGCCGTCAGCCCTTTTCAGTATCGCAACGGCTGGCACCCGACAACTTCTGTCGGCATCTTCGCTGGTGTAGCCGCCTGCGCAGTCTTGTTGAAACTTAGCGAAGAGGAAACAGCGACCGCCTTTGCTATTACCGCGTCGCTGGCCTCCGGCATCAAATCCAACTTTGGTAGCCAGACGAAATCACTGGCGGTCGGTCACGCCAATCGCAGCGCCGTCATGGCAGTATTATTGGCGCGTCAGGGATACAGCGCGGGTGATACCGCGTTTGAACATCACCACGGCTATTTCAACGTCTACAACCGCTCAGATGAAAACGTCGACACCACGCCGTTAACCGACCCCTGGTCTGCGCCGTCCCACATTCTCGATCCTATAAAAGGGAACAATTTTAAATACTTCCCCTGCTGCTACGCCATTCTGGCACCGCTGGACGGGCTGCTGGCACTGCGCGAGGAAACCGGACTGAATCCCGAATCGCTGGATCGAATTCAGATTGCCATCCACCCTATTCGCTTTCCGCACATCAACATTCCAACGCCGGATACGCCGCTGGCAGGGAAATTCAGCCTGCACTACTGCATCGCCCGCGCCTGGGTACAGGGGAAGTTGACGTTGGACGACTTTATTGACGAGGCGGCGCTGCACGATCCCACGACACAATCGCTGATGGCACGTGTTGAACTGATCTGTCATGACGAGAGCACCACGCACACGGCACACGTCACATTAGTGACCCGTGATGGCCGCACTTATCACCGTCGTGTGGCAGGCGCGCTAGGCTCCAGTGCAGAGAATCCGTTGCCGGACAATCTGATTGCGGAGAAGTTTATCGACTGCGCCAGTCAGCTTTTTCCGCGCAGCGAGGCAGCGGCGTTGTATCAACGACTGTTGCGCGACGATTATCGTTAA
- a CDS encoding MmgE/PrpD family protein, whose amino-acid sequence MPATPTFPRGNALSQFIHTAPTMTIPDAVWHEAKRALIDYLGVAIGAVGDNAACAVQRVAQRWQAQGHAQVILGTKTTPALAALINGTLSHAADYDDTHPAGAGHPSGPCWSTALAMAQHYSADERTTLIAFITGFEVMAKLGGGWVPGVGRNLQRRGFHPTSIVGRAGAAAVAASILHLNPNAIANALGAAATMMGGLQKSSGTHGKPFHAGKAAMDGITAAELADEGFIAAHHFYEADGWVQTFVQDGSAVIPTLDFGDSWELLGNGYKLYASCRGTHASIETALKLFPQLKGRAIARIHAKVHPMGMVNAGIANPQTPLESKFSIPHCIALALSGYRLNDTDFTQRTVDDPAPRQLLSRLQIDAVEGQSASSAFIDIELEDGEKLYAETDVYRGHPQNPLTDAELRAKFDALTIPLLGETRSDRLYQAAFHFEQPGSLAILTELLAG is encoded by the coding sequence ATGCCAGCTACACCGACGTTTCCTCGCGGCAACGCGCTCAGCCAGTTTATTCACACCGCGCCCACGATGACAATCCCCGATGCCGTCTGGCATGAGGCTAAGCGAGCGCTCATTGACTATCTGGGCGTCGCTATTGGTGCCGTAGGAGATAACGCGGCCTGCGCGGTTCAGCGCGTGGCACAACGCTGGCAGGCGCAGGGTCATGCGCAAGTTATCCTCGGAACGAAAACCACACCCGCGCTGGCAGCACTGATCAACGGCACACTTTCTCATGCTGCCGATTATGACGATACGCATCCGGCTGGCGCGGGCCACCCTAGCGGCCCCTGCTGGTCGACAGCGCTGGCAATGGCGCAACACTACAGCGCGGACGAGCGCACGACGCTTATCGCTTTTATTACCGGATTTGAAGTGATGGCAAAACTGGGCGGCGGCTGGGTGCCCGGAGTAGGTCGTAACCTGCAACGTCGCGGTTTTCACCCGACATCGATTGTCGGGCGTGCGGGAGCCGCCGCTGTCGCGGCTTCCATTTTGCACCTTAATCCCAATGCAATCGCCAACGCATTGGGTGCGGCTGCAACCATGATGGGAGGATTACAGAAATCATCCGGCACGCACGGTAAACCATTCCATGCTGGCAAAGCGGCAATGGATGGCATCACAGCAGCAGAGCTGGCGGATGAAGGCTTTATCGCCGCCCATCATTTTTACGAAGCCGATGGCTGGGTGCAAACCTTTGTGCAGGATGGCAGCGCCGTCATCCCGACGCTCGATTTTGGCGACAGTTGGGAGCTATTAGGTAACGGCTACAAGCTGTATGCCAGTTGCCGAGGAACCCACGCATCCATCGAAACGGCGCTTAAACTCTTCCCACAGTTGAAAGGCCGCGCTATCGCCCGTATTCATGCCAAAGTCCACCCGATGGGAATGGTGAACGCCGGGATCGCCAACCCGCAAACGCCGCTAGAGAGTAAATTTAGTATTCCGCACTGTATTGCGCTGGCGCTGAGCGGCTATCGCCTCAACGATACGGACTTCACGCAGCGCACCGTTGACGATCCCGCACCGCGCCAGTTGCTGTCGCGCTTACAGATCGACGCAGTAGAGGGGCAGTCGGCCAGCTCCGCGTTTATCGATATCGAACTGGAAGACGGCGAAAAACTGTATGCAGAAACCGACGTGTATCGCGGTCATCCGCAAAATCCACTGACCGACGCCGAGCTGCGCGCCAAATTTGATGCCCTGACTATTCCCCTATTAGGGGAAACCCGTAGCGATCGGCTCTATCAGGCCGCCTTCCACTTTGAGCAGCCGGGCTCGCTTGCCATTCTTACTGAATTATTAGCAGGATAG
- a CDS encoding GntR family transcriptional regulator has product MNLTLNDKELALSPFEILISAIEKGELLPGERLQETRLAQQFGLSRTPIREALHRLEALGLVEPGPQRGLMIAQISYERLRQLFAVREGLERLAMELAVASASTEELELLQDMVKVEKTLTDSRQLHDHNRLFHRQIYRATHNPYLNEMLENLRIHLSLLRGTTYESPERTEEARREHQAIVEALVRRDKDAAQEAACQHIRNGYRARLSMLNQQL; this is encoded by the coding sequence ATGAACTTAACACTTAACGACAAAGAGCTGGCGTTGTCGCCGTTCGAGATACTGATTAGCGCAATCGAGAAAGGTGAGCTGTTGCCTGGCGAACGTTTGCAGGAAACACGGTTGGCGCAGCAATTTGGGCTCAGCCGCACGCCGATTCGTGAGGCGCTGCACCGGCTTGAAGCGCTAGGATTGGTGGAACCGGGCCCTCAGCGCGGGCTGATGATTGCTCAGATCAGCTATGAGCGACTGCGCCAGCTTTTCGCCGTGCGTGAAGGGTTGGAACGGTTGGCGATGGAACTGGCCGTGGCATCTGCTTCAACGGAAGAACTGGAGCTGTTGCAGGATATGGTTAAAGTGGAGAAAACGCTTACTGACAGTCGGCAATTGCACGATCACAACCGTCTTTTTCACCGGCAGATTTATCGAGCGACCCATAATCCCTATCTAAATGAAATGCTGGAAAATTTGCGTATTCATCTGTCGCTACTGCGCGGAACCACCTATGAGTCGCCGGAGCGTACCGAAGAGGCGAGGCGTGAACACCAGGCGATTGTGGAAGCGTTAGTTCGGCGTGATAAGGATGCGGCACAAGAGGCTGCCTGCCAGCATATTCGTAACGGCTATCGCGCCCGGTTAAGCATGTTGAATCAACAGCTTTGA